DNA from Arthrobacter sp. FW305-BF8:
CAAATGGCGGGTCGCCCCTCTGCCGCAGTGGGAGAAGGGTGCCACCAGCAGCTCCGAAAACGGCGGCAGCTCCCTGGCCATCCCCGCCGCCGGCAGCCAGGCCGCGCTCGCGTACGGCTTCCTGAAGTACTCCAACGTGGAGGAAGGCGTCCAAACCAGGATCGACGGCGGGGCGTTCCCCGCCACCTCAAAGGACCTCGCGTCCGAGAAGTTCCAGAACACCCAGTTCAAGTACTTCGGCGGCCAGAAAGCCAACCAGATCTTCGCCGAATCAGCGAAGAACGTTCCCGCCGGCTGGTCCTACCTGCCCTTCCAGGTCTACGCGAACAGCATCTTCAACGACACCGCCGGCCAGGCCTACGTCTCCGGCACCAAGCTCAAGGACGGCCTGACCGCATGGCAGAAAGCCTCGGTCAAGTACGGCACCGAGCAGGGCTTCACGGTCAAGGAATAACAGCCTCAGGTAAACCGCCCCACCCCGGCGGACGCGCCAGCCCGGCGCGTCCGCCGCCATCCCAGCCCACAGCCACCAAGCACACAGCCACCAAGCACACGGCCATCCCAGCTTCGCTGCCGCCCAAATGCGCCTACCCAGCCGCGCCCAAAATAGGAGATCCATGTCCCTCGCCACCAACCACCGCTGGCTGCGCTGGCCGTCCCCGGACACCAAGCGGCTGGCCTTCGGAGCCGACTACAACCCCGAGCAGTGGCCCCGCGCGGTCTGGGCCGAGGACGTCCGCCTCATGCAGGAGGCCGGAGTCAACATCGTCTCCCTCGCCATCTTCTCCTGGGCCCGGCTCCAGCCCACGCGGGATACCTGGGACTTTTCCTGGCTCGACGACATCATCGACCTGCTCCACGCCAACGGCATCGCGGTGGACCTCGCCACGGCCACCGCCTCCCCGCCGCCCTGGCTCGCCGCCGAGCACCCGGAAATCCTGCCGGTCACCCACAACGGCGCAACCCTCTGGCCGGGCGGCCGGCAGCACTGGCGGCCCACATCCCCGGTCTTCCGCGAGCACGCGTTGACCCTCGTGCGCACCATGGCGGAGCGGTACAAGGCCCACCCCGCCGTCTGCGCCTGGCACGTTTCCAACGAACTCGGCTGCCACAACATCTATGACTATTCCGACGACGCCGCGGCCGCCTTCCGCCTCTGGCTGCAGAACCGCTACGGCACCCTTGAGGAGATGAACACTGCCTGGGGGACCGACTTCTGGTCCCAGCGCTACGCGGACTGGAACCACATCTTCCCGCCGCGGCAGGCAGCGTCCTATCCGAACCCCACGCAGCAGCTGGACTTCAAGCGCTTCTCCTCGGACTCACTGCAGGACTACCTCCGCGCCGAACGCGACATCCTCAACAGCATCACCCCGGACATCCCCGTCACCACCAATTTCATGGTGATGGGGGAGACAAAGGGAATGGACTATGCAGCCTGGGCCGCCGACGTCGACTTCGTCTCGAATGACCACTATGTGGTCCTGGGCCCGCAGGACCACGACGAGCTGTCCTTCTCCGCGAACCTGACCGGCAACATCGCCGGCGGCAGCCCCTGGTTTCTCATGGAGCACTCCACCAGCGCCGTCAACTGGCAGCCCGTGAACACGCCCAAGAAGCCCGGGGCCCTCGCCCGGGACTCGCTCACCCACGTGGCCCACGGGGCAGATGCGGTCTGTTTCTTCCAGTGGCGGCAGTCGCGCGCCGGGGCGGAAAAGTACCACTCAGCGATGGTGTCGCACGCCGGCAGTGACAGCAGGCTCTTCCGCGACGTCAGCGCCCTGGGGCGAACCCTTGGCGAACTCTCGGCGATCACGGGCAGCCGACGAGAGCCGGCAAAGGCTGCGATCCTTTTCGACTGGGACTCTTGGTGGGCCAGCGAGCTGGACTCCCATCCGACCGACCGGCTCCGCTACCGGCAGGAGGCCCTCGACTGGTACTCCGCGTTCCTGGTCAGCGGCATCCGCGCCGATGTCCTCCCGGCGGCGGCCTCCCTCGAGGGGTACCAGCTGGTCATCGCGCCGGTCCTGCACGTGGTGCCGGCGGAGCTGCGTTCGCGGCTGACGGCTTTCGTCGAAGCAGGCGGGCACCTCGTGACCACCTACTTCTCGGGCATCGTGGACCAGAACG
Protein-coding regions in this window:
- a CDS encoding beta-galactosidase, producing MSLATNHRWLRWPSPDTKRLAFGADYNPEQWPRAVWAEDVRLMQEAGVNIVSLAIFSWARLQPTRDTWDFSWLDDIIDLLHANGIAVDLATATASPPPWLAAEHPEILPVTHNGATLWPGGRQHWRPTSPVFREHALTLVRTMAERYKAHPAVCAWHVSNELGCHNIYDYSDDAAAAFRLWLQNRYGTLEEMNTAWGTDFWSQRYADWNHIFPPRQAASYPNPTQQLDFKRFSSDSLQDYLRAERDILNSITPDIPVTTNFMVMGETKGMDYAAWAADVDFVSNDHYVVLGPQDHDELSFSANLTGNIAGGSPWFLMEHSTSAVNWQPVNTPKKPGALARDSLTHVAHGADAVCFFQWRQSRAGAEKYHSAMVSHAGSDSRLFRDVSALGRTLGELSAITGSRREPAKAAILFDWDSWWASELDSHPTDRLRYRQEALDWYSAFLVSGIRADVLPAAASLEGYQLVIAPVLHVVPAELRSRLTAFVEAGGHLVTTYFSGIVDQNDHVWLGGYPGALSDLLGIRVEEFGPLAPGEEATLDDGSTGTLWADSVATTSGDTKVLRRFTSGDHAGEPAVTRRTVGNGSAGYVATRLGPDGLVPVLREFAHLAGVESELPAELRGAVELTVRTAEDGRFLFLINRTDQAVDISAVPGTPLTRERTAERTAKLAARGVTVLHNPR